The Anopheles merus strain MAF chromosome 2L, AmerM5.1, whole genome shotgun sequence genome has a segment encoding these proteins:
- the LOC121591558 gene encoding uncharacterized protein LOC121591558, whose amino-acid sequence MNRLQANGLRIGSREYWVKLRAIIADAPARAYIKGVKAFNAIEGCQKCTIQTEYDARTRRRFFRYRAIARPRTDKEFWEDKYREHCTKTTPLLNLNKCDMIQSFPGSEARIKAFLAS is encoded by the exons ATGAACCGTTTGCAGGCAAACGGTTTAAGAATAGGCAGTCGTGAGTACTGGGTAAAGCTTCGGGCAATCATCGCCGATGCACCTGCGCGCGCATACATCAAAG gtGTTAAGGCGTTCAACGCGATCGAGGGTTGCCAGAAGTGCACCATACAAACGGAGTATGACGCCAGAACGCGTCGGCGTTTCTTCCGTTACCGTGCAATCGCCCGGCCAAGGACGGACAAAGAGTTTTGGGAAGACAAATACCGGGAGCATTGCACAAAAACTACGCCACTCTTGAATCTAAACAAATGCGACATGATTCAGAGCTTTCCGGGTTCCGAGGCGCGGATAAAGGCGTTTTTGGCAAGCTAA
- the LOC121591559 gene encoding uncharacterized protein LOC121591559: MTTNNEVEQNGALIVKSEASEATVIAKINFPDFDQEDIETWFICLEASFHVNGIKLDKFKFNTVIVALGSRSKYVHSVIKQCQNENNSNKYETLKEAVIAHFQPSETQRLSSLLSGMSLGDQKPSVLLSEMRRLGGAGCTDNILTNLWLRALPNTTRAIIAAMPTVTLDDQAKVADKILEAPREQISSIQYRGDGATINSLEQRIEALTQRLDEALTADGMERQPETNVAGSAGFISGTVLKLANRGVLSTATDVSPNPQTAHAAAASASNPASATDNDSSDNNRLQRIHIHDPKTSNRFLIDTGADVSVVPPTLRERNSPKHSQQLFAANGTPIHTYGTKRITVDLGLRRSFVWVFVIADMIYA, from the exons ATGACGACCAACAACGAAGTTGAACAAAATGGTGCGCTGATTGTGAAAAGTGAGGCAAGTGAAGCTACAGTGATTgccaaaataaattttccagaCTTCGACCAAGAGGATATTGAAACCTGGTTCATATGCCTTGAAGCCTCTTTTCACGTCAACGGCATTAAACTGGACAAGTTTAAGTTCAACACAGTGATCGTCGCTCTTGGTTCACGATCAAAATACGTGCATTCAGTAATCAAGCAGTGTCAAAACGAAAATAACAGCAACAAGTACGAAACACTAAAGGAAGCTGTTATCGCTCATTTCCAACCATCGGAAACACAGCGACTGAGCAGTTTGCTGTCCGGCATGTCCCTTGGAGACCAGAAACCCAGCGTTTTGCTGTCCGAGATGCGCCGCTTAGGAGGAGCAGGTTGTACCGACAACATCCTGACCAACTTATGGTTGCGAGCCCTGCCCAACACAACTCGTGCCATCATCGCTGCCATGCCAACCGTAACACTGGACGACCAGGCAAAAGTTGCTGACAAGATTCTGGAGGCACCCCGCGAGCAGATTTCCTCTATTCAATATCGAGGAGATGGAGCTACGATAAATTCGCTGGAACAACGTATCGAAGCCCTTACGCAACGCTTAGATGAAGCACTAACAG CCGACGGGATGGAACGCCAGCCAGAAACAAACGTGGCTGGATCTGCTGGTTTCATTTCCGGCACGGTTCTCAAGCTCGCAA ATCGAGGTGTACTCTCGACCGCGACCGATGTAAGCCCTAACCCGCAAACCGCCCacgccgctgctgcatctgccAGCAATCCTGCGTCCGCCACGGACAACGATAGCAGCGACAACAATCGTTTAcaacgcatacacatacacgacCCGAAAACATCGAATCGATTCCTTATCGACACCGGAGCGGACGTTTCTGTTGTCCCACCAACCTTAAGAGAACGTAACTCACCAAAACACTCACAACAGCTGTTTGCCGCAAACGGTACCCCAATACACACGTACGGTACCAAGCGTATCACTGTCGATCTCGGCCTACGACGATCctttgtgtgggtgtttgtCATCGCAGAT ATGATCTATGCATAG